The Caulifigura coniformis genome includes a region encoding these proteins:
- a CDS encoding DUF1501 domain-containing protein: MALHIDCEGFARRDFLRAGSLALGGLSLGSYLRMASAGEVASAAKAKAAIFINLRGGPSHMDMFDPKPESASEYRGEFNTIPTGVPGVHFSEHLPHLASCTDKFALLRGVTHTLAAHELGTLYVNTGNRPLPSLEFPGYGSVVTKELGGPKDLPPFVAIPNTAQRAGYLGVKYAPLSTSTSPKIGQAYQVRGVSLRNGLTVTDVQRRNNLLDRLDTTFAAYEKQDQLLEGLDRFSEQALSVITSPRAREAFDIGKEPESFSKQFGSSDFGASCLLSLRLVESGVRFVTVSSNGWDTHNNNWESLKTKQLPPFDQGLSGLLTGLQQRGLLDSTIVYVTGEFGRTPKINTTRGGRDHYPRCMFMLMAGGGIKGGQVLGESDDTASGPKNDGFTPDDVAATFFHTLGIDHRKEYHTNTGRPVMIVRDGRVISDLLV, translated from the coding sequence ATGGCGCTGCATATTGATTGCGAAGGATTTGCACGTCGCGATTTCCTCCGGGCCGGTTCGCTGGCGCTCGGCGGGCTGTCGCTCGGCAGCTACCTGCGGATGGCATCGGCCGGTGAAGTGGCTTCCGCGGCGAAAGCCAAGGCGGCGATCTTCATCAATCTCCGCGGCGGTCCGTCGCACATGGACATGTTCGATCCCAAGCCGGAGTCGGCGTCCGAGTACCGCGGCGAATTCAACACGATCCCCACTGGCGTTCCCGGAGTTCACTTCAGCGAACACCTCCCGCACCTCGCCAGCTGCACCGACAAGTTCGCGCTCCTGAGAGGCGTGACGCACACCCTTGCAGCCCACGAACTCGGAACCCTCTACGTCAACACGGGCAACCGTCCGCTCCCTTCGCTCGAGTTTCCCGGGTACGGCTCGGTGGTGACGAAGGAACTCGGCGGGCCGAAAGACCTGCCGCCGTTCGTCGCGATTCCGAACACGGCCCAGCGGGCCGGTTACCTGGGCGTGAAGTACGCCCCTCTCAGCACGAGCACGTCTCCCAAGATCGGACAGGCGTACCAGGTGCGCGGCGTGTCGCTGCGCAACGGCCTCACGGTGACCGACGTCCAGCGGCGCAACAACCTGCTCGATCGCCTCGATACCACCTTCGCCGCCTACGAAAAGCAGGATCAGCTGCTTGAAGGTCTCGATCGCTTTTCCGAACAGGCGCTGTCAGTGATTACCTCGCCCCGAGCCCGGGAGGCATTCGATATCGGCAAGGAGCCGGAATCGTTCAGCAAGCAGTTCGGCTCCTCCGATTTCGGCGCGAGCTGCCTGCTGAGTCTGCGGCTTGTCGAATCGGGAGTGCGGTTCGTCACTGTCTCCAGCAATGGCTGGGATACGCACAACAACAACTGGGAATCGCTGAAGACCAAGCAGCTTCCTCCGTTCGACCAGGGGCTTTCCGGCCTGCTGACCGGCCTTCAGCAGCGTGGACTGCTCGATTCGACGATCGTCTACGTCACGGGCGAGTTCGGCCGCACTCCGAAGATCAACACCACCCGCGGCGGTCGCGATCACTACCCGCGGTGCATGTTCATGTTGATGGCCGGTGGGGGCATCAAGGGAGGCCAGGTGCTCGGCGAGAGCGATGACACCGCGAGCGGCCCGAAGAACGACGGTTTCACGCCGGACGACGTGGCCGCGACCTTCTTCCACACGCTCGGCATCGATCACCGGAAGGAATACCACACCAATACCGGCCGACCCGTCATGATCGTCCGTGACGGCCGGGTTATCAGCGATCTGCTGGTCTGA
- a CDS encoding RNA polymerase sigma factor, which produces MKVVPGGQQTLLASLFHEHADRLRGMLWGVLRNRDAVEDVVQTTFAKALESSGEVRSVSWKAWLFQVAYNEAMLLRRKEGVRQRAFQKISAGQQPPGDAWPGDGLAARELVDQVGRLLAELPPEQREVVRRRMHQEQTFAEIAADLGVPLGTVLTRMRLATDKLRKALQRTDSHHGGGEERSGEQR; this is translated from the coding sequence TTGAAGGTTGTCCCTGGCGGGCAGCAAACGCTGCTGGCCTCGCTGTTTCACGAGCATGCCGATCGCCTTCGCGGCATGCTCTGGGGTGTGCTGCGGAACCGCGATGCCGTCGAGGATGTGGTGCAAACCACGTTTGCAAAAGCACTTGAGTCAAGTGGTGAGGTTCGGTCGGTCTCCTGGAAAGCGTGGCTGTTCCAGGTGGCCTACAACGAGGCCATGTTGTTGCGGCGGAAAGAGGGTGTGCGGCAACGGGCGTTTCAGAAGATCTCGGCCGGGCAGCAGCCGCCCGGGGATGCGTGGCCAGGTGACGGTCTTGCGGCGCGGGAACTCGTCGATCAGGTCGGGCGACTTTTAGCCGAACTGCCGCCGGAACAGCGGGAAGTGGTGCGCCGGCGGATGCATCAGGAACAGACGTTCGCGGAGATCGCCGCGGATCTGGGAGTCCCCCTGGGGACGGTCCTGACCCGCATGCGGCTCGCGACCGACAAACTGCGGAAAGCGCTCCAGCGAACGGACAGCCATCACGGAGGTGGCGAAGAGAGAAGTGGCGAACAACGATGA
- a CDS encoding DUF1549 and DUF1553 domain-containing protein — MRNTYFRSLALVALFAGTIAQAADPLPQASERFKTTDVQEVPDFQRHLVPLMGRVGCNGRACHGSFQGQGGFRLSLFGYDFKMDHDGLMERIDLENPLKSYALEKPSMVVEHEGGLKLKPGTWEYNLFAQWLKTGAKPRPAEPADLSRLEVTPSEIRFAKTGEKIQLRAVAIWEDGSREDVTCLTRFVTNDPAVAEVSPEGVVTGVDAGDTHVVAFYDNGIVPVPVLRPYSERTGEKFPQVAATTKVDELVISKLAKLGAVPSDVCADEEFLRRVSLDIAGTLPSSNEVRAFLSDSASDKRARKVEELLATPAYAARWTTMLCDITGNNDTQLNNITAARGRASQEWYDWIYKRVAENTPYDQLMEGIILAVSRNPGESYYDYCVRTSKMYGKNPTASFAEQPGLTYFWGRQNFDQPEERAIGFAYAFMGIRIQCAQCHKHPFDEWTQEDFTQFQAFFDRVRFGKTAPTSNTLTRAQDQEDLQKVLADIGMTGKKTGADRRELEAKARDGQVVPASDLGILAATRTVDKKAKKEGRQVAGKGTKVARLLKSEELINVGAIDDPRKPVMEWLRNPENRLFARAFVNRVWAQYFHRGIVEPTDDLSLANPPSNEPLLDYLADGFVKSGYDMKWLHRTIVSSDTYQRSWRPNETNRLDERNFSRAIPRRLPAEVAVDAVKCATAGSSANLAMRDQLDGRMVVYPGTGNRNTGGPYALNVFGRSLRENNCDCERSAEPSLLQTLYLRNDGDTLAAIDRRDGWLAETAKTMKVPFSAQAGEPESGDRSERKRLKETYDRRVAALKEQAKAAEAAGDKKELQKAERQLAAAKARYAGMLKGAASDKAEARSENAGAASKGNALKISEAESASMVEEAYLRVLSRFPSPDESKIAVEAIQNASDPMNGLRDVLWALLNTKEFIVNH; from the coding sequence ATGCGGAACACTTATTTTCGCTCTCTTGCGTTGGTCGCCCTGTTCGCAGGAACGATCGCGCAGGCCGCCGATCCTCTCCCGCAGGCCAGTGAGCGTTTCAAGACCACCGACGTCCAGGAAGTGCCCGACTTCCAGCGGCATCTCGTGCCACTGATGGGACGGGTCGGCTGCAACGGTCGGGCCTGCCACGGGTCGTTCCAGGGGCAGGGAGGCTTCCGCCTGTCGCTGTTCGGTTACGACTTCAAGATGGACCATGACGGACTGATGGAGCGGATCGACCTCGAGAATCCGCTCAAGAGCTACGCCCTCGAGAAGCCCTCAATGGTCGTCGAGCACGAAGGGGGGCTGAAGCTGAAGCCGGGTACCTGGGAATACAACCTCTTCGCACAATGGCTCAAAACGGGCGCGAAGCCGCGTCCGGCCGAGCCTGCGGACCTCTCCCGCCTGGAAGTGACCCCCTCCGAAATTCGCTTCGCCAAGACCGGCGAGAAGATCCAGCTCCGGGCCGTGGCAATCTGGGAAGATGGTTCGCGTGAAGACGTGACCTGCCTGACGCGGTTCGTGACGAACGATCCGGCGGTTGCGGAAGTCAGCCCGGAAGGCGTCGTGACGGGCGTCGATGCGGGCGATACGCATGTCGTGGCGTTCTACGACAACGGCATCGTCCCGGTGCCGGTCCTGCGTCCTTATTCCGAGCGGACGGGCGAGAAGTTCCCGCAGGTCGCCGCGACGACGAAAGTTGATGAACTCGTCATCTCCAAGCTCGCCAAACTGGGGGCGGTTCCCTCCGACGTCTGTGCGGACGAGGAATTCCTGAGGCGGGTCAGCCTGGATATCGCGGGCACGCTGCCGTCGTCCAACGAAGTGCGCGCGTTTCTCAGCGACTCGGCCTCGGACAAGCGGGCCCGGAAGGTCGAGGAACTCCTCGCGACGCCGGCCTATGCCGCCCGCTGGACGACGATGCTCTGCGACATCACTGGCAACAACGATACACAGCTCAACAACATCACCGCCGCCCGCGGCCGCGCCAGCCAGGAATGGTACGACTGGATCTACAAGCGGGTCGCCGAGAATACCCCGTACGACCAGTTGATGGAGGGGATCATCCTCGCCGTCAGCCGGAATCCGGGCGAGTCGTACTACGACTACTGCGTCCGCACGAGCAAGATGTACGGCAAGAATCCGACCGCGAGCTTCGCGGAGCAGCCGGGCCTGACCTACTTCTGGGGCCGGCAGAACTTCGACCAGCCCGAAGAGCGGGCCATCGGCTTCGCGTATGCCTTCATGGGAATTCGCATCCAGTGCGCCCAGTGCCACAAGCACCCCTTCGATGAATGGACGCAGGAAGATTTCACGCAGTTCCAGGCCTTCTTCGATCGCGTGCGTTTCGGCAAGACGGCTCCGACCTCCAACACTCTCACCCGGGCCCAGGACCAGGAAGACCTCCAGAAGGTGCTGGCCGACATTGGCATGACGGGCAAGAAGACCGGAGCGGATCGCCGGGAACTGGAAGCGAAGGCCAGGGATGGGCAGGTCGTTCCCGCGTCCGATCTCGGAATCCTGGCCGCCACCAGGACTGTGGACAAGAAGGCGAAGAAGGAAGGCCGGCAGGTCGCCGGCAAGGGAACCAAAGTCGCCCGCCTGCTGAAAAGCGAGGAACTGATCAACGTCGGCGCGATTGATGATCCGCGGAAGCCAGTGATGGAATGGCTGCGGAACCCCGAGAACAGGCTGTTCGCACGTGCGTTCGTGAACCGCGTCTGGGCCCAGTATTTCCATCGGGGAATTGTCGAACCGACGGACGACTTGTCGCTTGCGAATCCTCCCTCCAACGAGCCGCTGCTTGATTACCTGGCGGACGGTTTCGTGAAGAGCGGCTACGACATGAAGTGGCTGCACCGAACGATCGTCAGCAGCGACACCTATCAGCGAAGCTGGCGTCCCAACGAAACCAACCGCCTCGACGAACGGAACTTCAGCCGGGCAATTCCGCGGCGGCTGCCTGCGGAAGTGGCGGTTGACGCCGTCAAGTGCGCGACGGCCGGTTCATCCGCCAACCTCGCAATGCGTGACCAGCTCGACGGGCGCATGGTTGTCTACCCGGGGACGGGCAATCGCAACACGGGCGGGCCCTATGCCCTCAACGTGTTTGGCCGCTCGCTGCGTGAGAACAACTGCGACTGCGAACGGTCTGCCGAGCCGAGTCTCCTCCAGACTCTCTACCTCCGGAACGATGGCGACACCCTGGCTGCCATCGATCGCCGCGACGGCTGGCTGGCAGAGACCGCGAAAACGATGAAAGTTCCGTTCTCGGCTCAGGCCGGCGAGCCCGAATCGGGTGATCGCAGCGAGCGGAAGCGGCTCAAGGAAACCTACGACCGCCGCGTCGCCGCCCTCAAGGAACAGGCCAAAGCGGCCGAGGCGGCCGGCGACAAGAAGGAGCTTCAGAAAGCCGAGCGTCAGCTGGCGGCCGCGAAGGCCCGCTATGCCGGAATGCTGAAAGGCGCCGCCAGCGACAAGGCCGAAGCCAGGTCGGAGAATGCCGGAGCAGCGAGCAAAGGGAACGCCTTGAAGATCTCGGAGGCCGAGTCCGCCTCGATGGTCGAGGAGGCCTATCTCCGGGTGCTGAGCCGGTTCCCGTCGCCGGACGAATCGAAGATCGCCGTCGAGGCCATTCAGAATGCATCTGATCCGATGAACGGATTGCGGGATGTGCTCTGGGCACTGCTCAACACCAAGGAATTCATCGTCAACCACTGA